GCATAATACTCGATCTCAGATTTCCGAAGGGGAGGACAGTTGTTAGCAATGATCACTAGCTTTGCTGTAATTGAAAGAGCAAACTTATTACTTGAAATAAGACAGCGAACGATGAAATGAAAAGAAGACAATGCTGCTCGGGCAATAAGAAACACCACTGTTAACTACTGcctctgtttcaaaatataagacgTTTTGGTAGGCCAAAATAGCCCACCCAATTGCCTTATATATTGAAACAGAGGCAGTACAACATTAGAAGCTTCATAATCTTCATAATATAACTGACAGCAATCTTCAAACATGCAGAAACCTACTCTAGCCTATAGGCCTATGAAACAGAGGCAGTACAAACCCATTCTCCCTGATCTCAGAAAAGTTTGTTAaattataaataaaaaacCGCCACATCTTGGGTACATCACCAGCCATAATGTATAATAATCCTACTCTAGCCTATAGGCCTATAGAACTTGCGATCTAAGAATAAACCATTCCTGCTAATAAACAGTGATATAAAGACAGCTTTATATAGCAATACATCGGGAGAATTATTGTGGCGTTGACTAGGAGGATCAGAATCATGGCTTGGTTTTCTCCAAAGAGAAATTATAGCGCTCAGTATGCTCATTGTCGATCATCTGGGGAAAGGATCATCATATCCTCCAAACAAATTAATCTTTGGTCAAGTCACAGGATATCCTCTTCACAGCTACTAAACAATAGCCAGACACAAGGTTTACATGCAGAATGCAGAGAATTACTTTGGCACATTGAGTCATACACACTAGAAACATGATTAGATCCATTGGCAATCAGTTTCTAGAGCCTACCAACATTATGAACACTCGTTGACGATGAACAGAAAATTACAGTTAACAAACAACCAAGAAACAGCAAACAATGACTCGATCCACATTGGACTCATGCTGAACATGGAACAAAGTTACACACCAAATAAATCGAGCACAATAGCCAGATaataaagaaaacagaagTATGTACAACGACTGGGAGGATCAGAGTCCTGGCTTGGTTTTCTCCAAAGAGAAAATTATAGCGCTCAGCATGTTCATTGTCGATCATCTGGGGAAAGGATCATCATATCCTCCAAACAAGTAGTACAACAAGAAATTAAGAGCGAGGACGACAAAATAATCTCAACACCATGAAGATAACAAAGGTAGCTGCACTACATAACACTACAGCCAATTGTAGGTAAAGAAATGAGGATTATACAGATAAATGTAGAGATCGAGTTTTGGCCAAGAGAAGTATTGTCTATCAGTGGAAAGAACACCGGCAATGTTATACGCACAAAAACATAAATCTACAGAACGTTAAAAATTGATAATACAGCAACATAACAGTGGCACGACACCAATTCTTATAACATCCACAAAGCaatatacttttttttgtatacTAACAGAATATCAGAAACTAATTGGAATTCAACAGAAAAATATGCTAACACGCATACCAATCTTATAATGGCACTATTGAATTGTTAGATTACAAATATTAAAAGCATCAATGCCCTGATAAAACTAGGTAAATGTAAACTAGGTGTGACTACATGTACACCATCATCAGCTACTGGACAACAGGAGTGAGCCCATACCAGTACAACGCCAACAGCGAAGCTGATCACTATGGCATCGACTCATACACAGCGGCAATGAGATCCGTTGGTAATCAGTTTTTGCGATGCACAAGAACACAATAAAACATCCATTCATGCGAGAACAAAGCTCATGACAGTAAATGATTCGCAACTTAAACTACAATCTAAATTATCAATCTTACAATGACACTATCGAATGTTAGATAAGATATAATAACAGCATAAAAGCCCTGATAAAGCTAGGTAAATGTAAAATCAGTGTGCCTACATGTACACCACCATCAGCTACTGGACCAGAGGAGTAAGCCAGACCAGTACAACACCAACAGTGACGCTAAACACTATGGCATCGACTCATACACAGCGGCAATGAGATCCGTTGGTAATCAGTTTTTGCGATGCACAAGACCACACTAAACATCCGCTCTTGCAACACCAATGTTCACACCAACAGTAAGGAATTAATGACTTAAACTTACCAATCTTATAATGACACTACTGAAATGTTAGATAACTCATATTAACAGCATTAAAGCCCTGAAAAATCTAAGCAAATGTAAACTATGTGTGACTACATGTACACCACATCAGCTACTGGACCAGAGGAGTAAGCCCAGACCAGTAGAACGCCGAAAGTGAAGCTTATCACTATGGCATCGACTCATACACAAAGGCAATGAGATCCGTTGGTAATCAGTTTTTGCGATGCGCAAGAGCACACTTCAACATCCAGTCATGGGACACCAAAGATCAAACCAACATTGAAGGATTGCTAACTTACACTACAACCCAAATACCATATTCATAAACTAAGCCACCAAAACTGAATCATCGAGCAGTACATAGCAAGGAGGGCATACAAGACGTCGTATACTCAGCAAGATAAAACTAGGCAAGGCTATTCTCGAAAGAGAAACCGGGCAAGGAGGGTTAGGTTCTTACACTTGGAGTTCCTGAGGGTCCTGAGGACGGTCTTGTAGCCGAGCGTGTACTTGCCGCTCTTCATAACAAGCTGCAGCTTGTTGTTGATGTTGTCCCCGGACTTCTTCTGCGCCACCACAACGAGAACACCAGGAATTAGCAGAATGAAGAGAAAACATCGCGAGCGATCAGAAAAAGGAATCCAAGTGAAATGCGGGATCTGGAAATATCACATAAGAGCACCGCAGCAGATCAACAAAAGCATGGGGGCAGGGATCTTTACCGCCTTCTTCGTGGAGGCCACCATGGTTGCGCCCCGAGGAGAAGTAGCGGCGACGAGGCCTTCAAGAgcggtcgacggcggcggcggtttctGCTCGGGGATGTCTGCGAGATGGAGGAgtcggcggcgctagggtttgggATTATATAGACTCTGGGAGGCAAGGGTTTTTGCCCAACGTGGGCTTTACTTTTCTCGGCCACTCTCTTTGAACATGGGTCCGTCTGGGCCTCTTTGACCAAAGTTAAACGAACATTGGCCCTTTctggattttgttttcttcctttgGGAACCTTGGGCCCAGGCCAAGTTTCAGCCGCATTGCTTGACATCTTTCATCCCGTCAACAACGCCTAAAAAAACTTGACATCTTCTAAGCACAAGCAAACGTTGAGCTGTAAAACTTTAACTTTATCCTATGTCGCCGTGCAAATCTCAAAATGTGATATGTGTAACTTGTTATCCTGCGCCCAGCTAGTCTCCGTCCTTGAGCCAGAGGCGGTGCAGGTTCTTGCATGCGTCAAGAGCCTACAGAATTGGTTGCCGGCAAACCAAGGCGTAATTGAGGCCATGGTGGTGCTCACATCGACCGTGCCGGAAAACTTATGCTTGTTTATTGATCCAGAGTGTCTGTATGGTGAAACCGCTGAAGGTGGACGAGATTGGGCCACAAAAGTGGTTGAAGGAAAACTTAAGTACCTGGAGGCTGTTCATGGACCCAAGGAAATCTAGTATGCCACCGAAGAGGCCACAACCGATAAAACGGAGgctttgcagcttctgcacTGATGAGGCGACGTGGGAGGACGGAATCCACCCTCTGGATGACATGTTGAGCACATTGCTATCGAGGGTGAGGTATCTGAGGCAGGTGAAAAAGTCTGGGggaatggattttttttatctggctttattgattcaataaaGAGAGTACAAATTATTGACTAAACTGAAATAAAAAACTACAACAAAGATCCCTAATGAAACTATAAGTTACATCAAGATTTTTCGAAGTAAAAATCTCTAGATCTCTTATCCCCATCTTGAAATCTCTTCATGTCTCCTGTGATAAAACTGCAGAAGACCAAACATGCGCAAGCTGAACTAACCTTGTAGGTTTTGAATAACCGCATGAATCGCTCACTGCAACCGATGAGAACCTATTATCGTTGAACGCACTTTGGTTGGGGACACATCCCTTGCAAGTTAGGTTGTCGAAACGCAGATCCGTCGTCGAatcgacgaggaagaagaccaaaataacaaaaatacaaaCCGCGAGATCTACTAGCTCCATGGAGTAAATCGTGTTGACTACACCATGACGAGGATGGAGCCGGAAGACCATTATTCCATACGCCGCCACTCCATCGTCAGGACGCTGTCGCGAGGACACAGAACCTTCGAAGAAGGTACTCAAACTATAACCAGATGTGTATCTATGGTTCTCCTCGTCGTCCGATACCTAATAGTTGGTCGGAGATGAGGGGAACCGACAGAACGGTGGCTCTTGTTCctccggcggctagggttccagGTTCCTCCGCGAGATCTCCTTGGGGAATGGATTCGAATGCATTGTTATCGCGGAGAGCAATGCCGGAGGATGGAAATGCATTGTTATCGCGGAGAGATGCGGAAAAGGCCAGGATACCTCTCCCTCGTGGGCCACCAAACGAGCAATTGGGCTTCCAATTTGGACAAAGAACTCACGTGAAATATGATGTAAGGCGGATCGAGGTCCATTCCATCCATGCCAGGCCCAGCCAGAAGGCCACTGATCATCTGTACTGGGCCGAAGGGTTCCAGATGAACTTGGTCAATTTTAGGATGTATAGCTGAATTTGAGATTTCgctgattctaaaaaaaaactgaacttGAGAAATTTGTGCTACATTCAAAACATTATATTGCTTGACTTCTTCATATTTTCTATTGATATGTTTTTTTCGTTATTTTGGCATATGAAATGATGATAATGACCTTGCCTCTGTCCCTCTTTAGCGGTGGAGGTTATCTATCGTTTCGGCAATAAAATCGCCTCCTATGCGAAGAGGGTTAAGTAGCCAATCGACACAATAATTTTGTCTGCCACAGTAGCCACTAGTAGAGACGCGGTACgtgtttatagaaaaaaaacatagtaagcaataatttatatttataaaAGCGACCACTTTTTGTAGTGTATTACCAACGCATAGGATTGGTGACCGGAGCACAAGGATTTATCGGCTccacataaaaaaaagcaaaataataataattccATTCCTAATCCAACTATGCTAAAGTACTTAGAGTTGTAGAGACCGTGTCGATGTCTGTTAAACTTTTAGAAACATGACGAAGCAATGTGTTCGGTCCAGAGAAGCGTGTTTTCCAGATGTTTATAGGATGAAAAATTTATGCGAACTGTTTTGTGCAATGGAGGAAGTAGTtagtttgtactaaatccaagacacttgtTATGTGAATCGGAGAGGGAGCAGTATATACCATGAACCAAACACATGTATGACAGTATCAGGTACCAGAAACTGTTCTATTTTGGTTCTCTCAAACACAGACATACCCTACCACAGACGCATAATAGAAGGACGAACAGTAAGTTCTGACCTAGAACCATGATGTGCAAAATCAACAGAGCCAGAAAAAGACTCTTCTCGTACCTTCATCTTCTTAATAATAGTTTGTTTCATGCCGGTTTTGTGCCCCTTAGTAAAACCTGTCCACTTGGCGGCAGCCGCATCTTCAACCTTGTGCCTAGGACCACAACTCCTCGTACCGCCAGCTGGGTCACGTACACTTGTAACCAACGCAGGGAAACGGTGATGTCGTCCTCCTTGCCGCCGCGACTACTGCAACTCTCCCCACCACCGCGTTGCTGCTTCCGGAACGGGCGGTTGAAGCGGCTCTGCTGCGGCCGCGAGCGGTGCGCGATCGTGCTCCTTGGGCCGCGGAAGACGGCGAAGCCGCTGTCGCCGATGTTGGCCCACCTGAGGCGCCTGCCGTTGCCGTCGAGCGAGAGGATGACGGCCGTGGACGCCCCCGTggcccccgacgccgccgtgcACTGGTAGGCCAGCTCCAGCAGCGCTTTGGGGCGGACGCCGTCACGCGTGCCCCCCGGGAGGAGCTTCGTGGCCACGAGCGCCTCCGCGTAGGCTCTCGCCATGAGCCCGCGGGCGAAGGCGCCGGCGTCAACGCCGTCCTTCCTGTACCCGCCCACGCCGGCCAAGTTGCCGGCCCCGAAGTGCGCGTCCTCTCCGTGCAGCGGCAGGGAACAGGCCGCCCAGTCCATCCTCAGAGCCTGCCCGGCCTTGGGCGTGCCGCGATGATGAAAATATGAATCGTGTAATGATTCCTCCGTCGGCGCGCGCGCGaacggcgggcggcgcgtaGTTGAcgaaggaggcgacggcgtcgtcgtcctcgcgcGGGAGGCAGGGCTCGGTACCCGAGGCGGAACGTGGCGCGGAGCGCGTCGGGGACTCGTCTGTCGATCTTTCTCAGCGTTTGCTGGAGCGGCTCTAGCTCTTCCATGAGGGGCAGATTGAGCTTGAACGTGGACATGATGCCCTGTCCTGTTTGGCTTTCCGATGGGCTGTGGATCAAGCAGTAACAGGCCGCGTAAAGTATCCCagcagcctttttttttcgttttctgAGTAGGCTATCAGAAGTaggctttttttttgggtcTGTCTTAGTGGTCAGGCGCctgtttttttattcaaaaaCAGTCGCCTGAAAATTTGATAGAAAACAGGGGCCTGTTATTTTGCTAAGAAGCAGGCGCCTGCTTTCAGATGAAAAACCAGACATGTTTCATATGAGCCATAAAACAGATAGAGATAAGATGCATGCAGTGCAGAAACATGCTTCTCTTTGAACACAAACACACGTTGCACAAAAAACCCTTCCCATCCAGCACAAAAAGATCTGGCAACTGGAATACATGCTTCTGTAATGCAAGGAAGCAAGTACTCCATTTAATTGCAAGTTGTAAAGTCAAATAGCCATCAGAAGACAAAGTTCATTAGCTCTGTAATTCAGACCCAAATCAGATTCAAAAAATACTACTGCATATGATGCAGGAAGCAGAGCATAATCCCACTAAAAGAAGAGCTCATGGAAGACCCAAAAGAAGAGTTCCAAGGAAGATTAAACAGATAACTAAAAACTTACAAAGCTGACACTAACAACAGAGCTCACCGCACAACTCTCTTgtagaaaaaaatatgtggCATAGAAATGACCCAAATTAGCTCAAATATCTGTAAATAAGCCAGCACAGATAATGCATTACCAGATTCCATTTAACCTGAAGAATAGATGAATCGATAAAAGGATGCACATCGTCTGGCTCTGGAGATGGTCCAGCACATAAAGGTAGCAGTGCACTCATAGATGCATATAGGgtctaaataaatatatagaCATTTAACTCTAGGTCCATCAAGTGTGGCCTCAATGTTCATTTAAAAAGCTGCTGCTACATGCATAATTGTAACACGACACTTAAAATTGAGACGAACAGAAGCTATCACAGCTGCATAAGAAATTAATTGTTATGGTCAGGCAAGGGGAAGCTACATACATAAGAATTATAAGgtggctgcatgcatgtgtaagtACAGAAACACCGGAATCAGGGATGGACCGTTAATGAATCATATAACTAGGGAGCAGAAGTTGGTTTTCCATGTACTAACCGGCAGATCAACATGCAGGGATTGTGTGAACCTCAGACATCATATAGTCATATGTAGAAGGCTACAGGATTGACAACTTATGTACACATTTCAACTGAAATGAGTAGCTGTTCCAGCTAAGTGCTAGCATGTCAGATTCAGATGTAGCATCAGTGATTTCACGAAGTGGATCAGCTGCACCTACACAGAGCTTCGTAGATTAATTACATCCAATAAAGAGCTTCATAGATTAATTACATCCAATAATAAAGAGGAAAGCAGGGCTAGAGTTTCCAAGATAACTGAACATGTGATTGATGTATGTACCTAGGCAAGTCTCCTACAGCTCCCAAGAGCTGGAGTTGAGGGTGCCGTCGAGGAGGTCGTTGAGAGGCATGAACATAAGAAATTGGAGTCCTCCCTGTGGTGCAGGCTCAACTACCTGCACACGCACAAACAAGTTATGGATCTAACACAAGATTCTAAACTGAAACTTGAACTACTGACTAAGTGAAACTACTGTATTTTTTGAAGTACACTGAACCTGCAATGAAACTGTTAATCAAAATATAAAAACAAGACAAAAATGGTTAAAGTAAAATTTATATCTAAATGATCACTGAACCTGCACTGACTTTTGTTGAAAAACAACTAGAACCACTATATGAACATGGGTACATAGAAAACCTGAAGCACAGAATAACACCCATAGGAAAAACACAATACAACTAGCCACACTTATGGTTGGACATTGCAGATTCTTAGCACCAAAAGACCACACCACAAATTGATCCCAGTACCCAAACAAGCCGTGCCAAAATGAAAATCACTTCCACCGAACTAAATTCCCTCCACTAACCTGGGTACAAACAATCAATGAAAACTTATAGCAACCACCAATCAACAATTCAATTGAGGACAGATTCAccaaacaacaatttagtataTAGATTCAGAGATTCAGAGAGATTAAGGCAATGAGGGAATAGAGAAGACATAGAAGAGGGATTAGGGAACAGAGGAGAAGGATGCAGTAACAGAGAAGTAGGATGGAGGGGAAGGAGAAAGCTGACCTGCTTGGCGGCGGGGGAGCAGCAGGGCCGGCGATGGCGGAGGGCGTAGATGCGGACGGGAGGAGCAACAGGggtgggcggcgccgcggggTGGCGATTTTGTAGCTTGGCATCATACAAAGAATGGTATCTTCATTGTTCGGTCGGCTTATCATGCGGAATGGGATTATCAATTTGGGAGACATGAACGCAATGTTCTGCATGCTAGTCGTTCGCAGATCAGCCCGGTGTGGAAGAAACTTTGGAAGATGCAGATACCttcaaaaattaaattttttgGCTGGCGTGCCCTTAATGGCCTGGTTCCTTGTCTTGGCGTTTTGGCTCGGCATATAAGTACTACCAGCGGCTGTCCGTTATGTGCTGCAGGATGTGAAGATGTGAAGCATATATTATTCACTTGCCAAAGAGCGTCTCTTGTTTGGGAACGCCTGGGCATCCGGCCAGTGATTGATCGAGCTGCAAGGCCGGTGCATTGGCCTGGAGCACATTATTTGTAATGAAGGAACTTGGGATCCTCTAGGAGGTATTGATCTTCCAGAACTGATCTTGACAGGAGCTTGGTACATTTGGTGGGAGCGGAGGCAAGCGGTGCGTGGCGAGCCTTTGCAGACCCCGCAGCGGCCAGCCATGGCGATTGGGGCTCTTACTGCTAATTAATTACTGGCGCTCAAGGAAGAAGGATGCGACCGTACGCCGGGATGGTTGGACCAGACCCCCTGAAGGTATTATGAAGATTAATGTCGATGCTGCATTTTGTATTGATGAAGGTCGGGGCAGCGGAGGTGTTGTGATCCGAGACTATGCAGGGAaatttgttgctgctgcttgctgtgaTATTCCGTTTGTGTCAGATGAGATGATGGCAGAAGCATATGCTCTTCGGGAAGGTCTTAGCCTGGTCCAATATATTGGATGCAACAATTTTATTATACAGTCAGATAATTTCCAGGTTATTGATACTATGCTGGAGGGTGGTTTCTCGGCAACACCGGCCACCGCAATTTTCTATGACTGCAAGATCCTAGTTTTGGGATTCACTTCCATAGTGTTTGAGTTTTGTCCTCGGTAGGCCAACGAGGTAGCGCATAAGCTAGACATAGTTTTGATTCGCATTTATCTTGGTTTTGGGACCATGATCCTCCTAGCTTTCTTCTACCTCTCTCATAAACGATGTAACTATTTTTGATAATCAATTGAGCGTGCCATGGTGGCTttacctaaaaaaaactagccgTCCGAGAAAAATCGTTTGCATCTTTGTTGGTTCCCCTCGCTTCCGATAGCCTATTAGGTGTCAGGAGATGAGAGAAAACAGGGATCAACGTCTGCTATTGTCTCAGTACCTTCTCTGTAAGATTTTGTGTGtctctggcggcggcggcctaacgggggaggcggcgacgcACGGATTAATGGTCTCCTGGCTAATCACCGTCGTGGTGTGGCTATCATGGTCTATTTCATGGAGTTTGTAGATCTCACGGCTCGTAATTTTGTGATTTTGGTCATCTTCCTCATCGGTTCGACGATGATTCAATTGTTTGGCAACCTATCTCGAGGGTGTGTCCCCGACCACCACGCGTTCAACAATCTCAAGTTCTCACATGCTGAGGTGGGCGGCTCATGCGTCTCACTAAAACCTACAAAGTTAGTCCAACTTATGCAAATAATTTGGTCTTCTACTGTTTGGTCACCAGAAATTCGAAGAAATATCAAGATGCGAATGACACGGCTAGAGAAGTTGGTTTCAAAGATTTTTTAAGTAACTTTCGGTTAATCTTCTGCTATTGTCAGAACTTCGTATTTGTGATACTTCATCTGATCCTAATTAATTGtcgaaacattacatgtatgtagacactttttaggcacAGATAAATTTATATTTGAGGAAATTTgatacaattaatatggatcggtgggagttttttttcAGTTAAAATGATTAGTCTAGgtggctttttttttagcaccGTCTAGCATCCGTATTTCAAAAAGGGGCTCGTACGCGCGAGGGTGCAGCCGTGCAGGCCTCTTTGTGACAGCACAAAACACATGATGCTAAGGCTACACAAACGCACGGCACGGGAACGAGGTGTAGTTCGTTCGAACCGACTAAGCAATGCTCCATTTTTCAGATCGTGCCGCCTCTACTCTACGCTGCTATATAAAATCGAGCACCATTCTCCATTCCCTCCTGCCTCCGCACAaaccatcgatcgatcgttcGTGAGAAAGAacaagggaaaagaagaaacaaatggGCAACCCCAACTCCAAGTCGACCGCCCTGctcatcgtcttcttcctcctagCCATCGTGGCGCGGCAGCCATCGTCGACGGAAGCGTCAAGGGAAATCAAGCCCGCCTACACCGCCACCGTTGACGacctcttcttgttgttgacGGCGAGGGGAATGGTCAACCCGGCCGCCGGAGATCTCGAGGAGATTATAATTAACTAGTGATGGATTTTGACAGTGCCGCAGCCATCTCCGGCGCCCGCTGCGGCTAGTcctgcgccgtcgccgccttcaGGTAATCTTGATATGCTCCAACTAGTTAATTGTGTGATGTATACATGCTTGTGCTCTGATGCGACCCTAGCTTCCCTTGATTTGATCATCTTTTACAGGGGTGTCACCGTAGGAGCAAAATGATGGATCCATGGACGGTTTCGTACGCACGCCGAAAGTCCGACATTCGTGTGGTCAATATATGGCCCAATCATCGTTTATGACTTTACGAGTTTAGGAGGTCATAACTCATACGTACTACTATATGTATCTAAGTTTCTAGCATAAACCTCGAAGATGGAATTATAGTGCGTGGTATTCTATATTGTTCTCTATGGCTTATCTGATTAACTTGGGATAGATTGACATAACCCGTATGCAGGAAGTGGTGTTGGTGCATATGATTCGTTGCCCATAACACTGGCATAGTGGCATTGTAGGCTGTTTAGAAGCCCCAGACCTCCAGACCCTTCGCGTCACTCGCCCTTTCTTCCCTCAACGCTCCCTTCGGCaatcccgcctcctccgctcACCCCACCCTTTTCAACAGAATACTCTTTTCAGAAGTACAACAGAACAAAATATTCTTTACAAAGTGAAAAGCGCGCGCCTGTATGATTCTGGACCCCCTGGTAACTTCCAGATCTATCAAATCCATCAGATTGATTCTAAGCTCGGCTCGAAAGCCATGTGAACAAGTGCCTTGGTCTAGTTCTTTGATCCATTGTAAAATGTTGCTCCTCGAGGGCAAACAAAGAGGAAAGTCTTTACTCAGTCATTCATTCGCCGGATCGGAAAAGAAGTGATAAATGCAAACTCGAGCTCAAGAAAAGATTTCTCGGAAAAAAACATCCATTTTttccaaacacaacacataTCTCGGTGCCAGCCGCTATAGTACATGCATCCCCTGTAAATACACAAATTGGTATGGTTGGATAGAACGAATATTTCAGGGAGCGTGTTCCCGTCAAACTTGAGCGCATAACTAAATTTAATCTAGGCGCCGATCGTTTCGAAAAGTGAAGAACCTGGTTACAGTGAGGCCCCTTTCCATTGGCCAGAGGGCACAGCAGCCAAATCAATagcacaaaacaaaatggaaGCAAAACCAATGACGTCTGATTCTTATCGACAAATGCGCTATAATAGTGCATGCCTCCCTTAAAAAATTCCACCTGTTATCTTACTATCCAAAGGTCAGGCCAAACCCAAATTTGTAATCTTTCTTCCAGTGATCGACCTGCACAAGATTGTTGAATAAAATCAGTCATTCCGCGGCAAAATTGCATCATGGCACAGATACACACAGACGGTTACTCGGAAGCTTTCTAAAATGCCAAACTCTGCCGtgttaaaattacatttgcaGAAAATGTagcattcttttcttttgctattGTTCTATTGTTATCTTAAATCACAAGTATCATACTATGAATTTTAGTCTAGCTCTGCCTAGATGACGACCATACAACTCAAAACTTGTGCATACGACGGATATTGAATGAGCAGTAAACTACTCCGTAGAAATCTTAAATCACATAGTATGCTACAAATTTCAATCTTTGTCATGATGACATGATACTCAAAATTTGTGTATCAGACAGATATACATGAGTTGTATGATGCAAAAACCATTGGAAAAATCTCCTAACCAGTTAACCCTAATACACCAAATCAGTACATATCTATCTGATCCTACTAACTCACTTTTTAACAATGTATTTTTCTAGTCCGTGGCAACACAAGGACAGTGCTAGTTTAGTTAACTCTACTCCAGCTGACTAGTGATCATTTACTAAGGGAACGGAATTAACTTTAGACGAAAATAACCTTACTAACTGGAGGAAGCCTTACTCTTAGCTGACCAATGAGGCCAAGCTGGAAAACTGGTCACTGAGAAATGTGGTGATAATTATTTATAGACAAATGAAGTGATCAATTGAGCGAGTATGTAGCCACATTGGCAGGGAGCAGAATTGCATTTATCAATATCACTGGGCTCCATGATGCCCGTAAGGTAATCAACCCtatgtacatacatatatgctTAACAAGGTGTTTTCAGAAATGGTTTATTGACATATCCGAATCACAAATCTGGGTAACTTTGCTTCTAGTAAACTAATTAACACTTGAGGCTTAATTCTGATAGAACATTTTCAAAAAGGGGCAGCAGTATATCAATAACAGGTTTGGTCATTGTATAGAATAGCAAAAGCGGTGATGTAAGCTGACCTCTGCAGAAAGAATAAAATTGAGGCCTGGAGCCATTTGCTCCTCCAATAGAGAAGAAACTACACCATTGGTATCCAACTTTCCCCTCAAGCGACTCTGCAATGTTAAGCAACAGTATACATTCATTTAGCTTCTCAGTTGTAACTCAAAGACAAGTAATAAAAAACCAAAACAATTcactaaaaatatattttttcacaaaaaggaaatatatattttaaaGATGGAATGTAACTTTTTGTTACTGCAAGTTTTGCAGTTACTTTTATATTCTAGACTTCTAGTACAC
The Brachypodium distachyon strain Bd21 chromosome 2, Brachypodium_distachyon_v3.0, whole genome shotgun sequence genome window above contains:
- the LOC100822633 gene encoding 60S ribosomal protein L30 translates to MVASTKKAKKSGDNINNKLQLVMKSGKYTLGYKTVLRTLRNSKSKLVIIANNCPPLRKSEIEYYAMLAKVTVHHYHGNNVDLGTACGKYFRVCCLSIIDPGDSDIINTTPGGQ
- the LOC112270693 gene encoding putative protein phosphatase 2C 23; the protein is MDWAACSLPLHGEDAHFGAGNLAGVGGYRKDGVDAGAFARGLMARAYAEALVATKLLPGGTRDGVRPKALLELAYQCTAASGATGASTAVILSLDGNGRRLRWANIGDSGFAVFRGPRSTIAHRSRPQQSRFNRPFRKQQRGGGESCSSRGGKEDDITVSLRWLQVYVTQLAVRGVVVLGTRLKMRLPPSGQVLLRGTKPA